One segment of Monomorium pharaonis isolate MP-MQ-018 chromosome 6, ASM1337386v2, whole genome shotgun sequence DNA contains the following:
- the LOC105834821 gene encoding guanine nucleotide exchange factor DBS isoform X1 → MASSPTSIENQIDSFLEQFKRSASRAMEETAAHHQRAGSYNACSSSISRSRSGNLDLELLEAEDVESMTGEIENGDLAVRDVADLLQAQYAIVTGGKTREGCPIITFPDNGNFHNLTDSDYQRLMLYLTSVPTLQEADLGFHLIIDRRNDKWNSVKTVLLKISAFFPGLVHVAYVLRPVGFLQKAISEVSNKLFREDFKFRVIFLANVAELHEFIETEQLTEALGGDLPYCHHTWIQNRISLEKFSSMTQDVSLALDSFTRRLAEVEFPNNTIATTTLLSQQQAEYNELKEEILSAARHGEALLDSVRQLTGKGTADRLGNVAAVERLLVQLEETERTFDLFWSHHSSRLRHCLALRQFEQDFRELQATLDQHLKTAEEMTEVGETQARVEQLLHDTSAFQRICRGDIDHAEEVISAGQQLLSGRHQCPADVVEPKCVELQRVCTILSQRLERRLHMLTKCRELMERIDKANTWCTRGIELLASQNSTTPPDQALQELQQLIEAAEEFHHPRCIFQDSVMPETKALITQVLQRIEDVSLMCDKRIMALKQQLIKPARPVQTVTPEPVKPLQSLPQTVKSGRILKKANTMPKMEMGPIEGESSSPESEPRDVEALRLKRGHVLAELVETERIYVAELGSIVKGYKMEMTNEAMAHLIPAALVGKADVLFGNLEDIYIFHRETFLRDLENCISNTELVALCFVQRREMFFRLYSYYCQNIPRSERLREQIQSEPQFLAACQQKLGHKLPLAAYLLKPVQRITKYQLLLKDLLKYSDEPSCCTELQEALDCMLVVLKCVNDSMHQTAITGFGGDLSAQGELLLQGSFSVWSSSKRERLLRLKPSQRHIFLYEKALIFCKHSKPQAHDKATYHFKRYLKMSQVGLTESVKGDARRFEIWLQGRAEVHTIQAPNIEVKQSWVRQIKGVLMSQLAELKGKQNSALGKSNHKPLRQTISWEAQGSLSGSLRTLSVDSNSVISHMTDVSQSTEEDVAWSSENSNTDEEDAFGDSSGPAPGGRYVALADYCAVGQSEVTMREGDTLELLKVGCAGWWFVKLIGSGVEGWAPAAYLEPISRKTSRSSQSVNSQETI, encoded by the exons ATGGCGAGCTCGCCCACCAGCATCGAGAACCAGATCGACAGCTTCCTCGAGCAGTTCAAGCGCAGCGCCTCCCGGGCGATGGAGGAGACCGCCGCTCATCACCAGCGCGCCGGCAGCTACAACGcctgcagcagcagcatcagtcGCAGCCGTAGCGGTAACCTGGACCTGGAGCTGCTCGAGGCCG AAGATGTAGAGAGTATGACAGGCGAGATAGAAAATGGAGACTTGGCAGTTCGAGACGTTGCAGACCTTCTCCAAGCACAGTATGCTATTGTTACTG GAGGAAAAACACGAGAAGGATGTCCCATAATCACATTTCCAGACAATGGCAATTTTCATAACTTAACTGATTCGGACTATCAGCGTCTCATGCTATATCTTACCTCTGTGCCAAC GTTGCAAGAAGCAGATCTCGGGTTTCATTTAATAATCGATCGGAGAAACGATAAGTGGAATTCAGTGAAGACAGTGCttctaaaaatttct GCATTTTTTCCTGGTTTGGTACACGTCGCTTACGTTCTACGACCCGTCGGATTTTTACAAAAGGCCATTTCGGAAGTGTCGAACAAATTATTCCGAGAGGATTTCAAGTTCAGAGTTATATTCTTAGCTAACGTCGCCGAGCTGCACGAATTCATAGAGACGGAACAGCTCACTGAAGCACTTGGTGGTGATTTGCCGTATTGCCATCACACTTGGATACAGAACAGAATT agtttggaaaaattttcatcgATGACGCAGGATGTGTCCCTTGCGTTAGATTCTTTCACGCGACGTTTGGCCGAAGTGGAATTTCCTAATAATACTATCGCTACAACAACATTGTTGTCGCAGCAACAAGCTGAGTATAACGAGTTGAAAGAGGAAATACTCAGCGCTGCCAGGCACGGAGAAGCTCTTTTAGACAGTGTACGGCAGCTAACTGGAAAAGGAACGGCCGACAGATTAGGAAATGTTGCTGCAGTAGAGag atTACTCGTTCAGTTGGAGGAAACTGAGCGAACTTTCGACCTGTTTTGGTCGCATCACAGCTCACGTTTGAGACATTGTCTAGCCTTGCGGCAATTCGAGCAAGATTTTCGGGAGTTGCAAGCAACGTTAGATCAACATCTAAAAACGGCGGAAGAAATGACAGAGGTCGGCGAAACTCAAGCAAGAGTGGAGCAATTGTTGCACGATACGTCTGCATTTCAGCGAATATGCAGA GGAGACATAGATCACGCGGAGGAGGTGATATCTGCTGGTCAACAGTTATTGTCCGGCAGGCATCAGTGCCCAGCGGACGTTGTGGAACCGAAATGCGTGGAGTTGCAGAGAGTCTGTACCATTCTGAGTCAAAGGCTGGAAAGACGATTGCACATGCTGACCAAGTGTAGGGAACTTATGGAGCGTATAGATAAA GCTAACACTTGGTGCACGCGAGGGATAGAATTGTTAGCGTCGCAGAACAGCACCACACCGCCGGATCAGGCACTTCAAGAATTGCAGCAGTTGATCGAAGCCGCGGAGGAGTTTCATCATCCCCGATGTATATTCCAGGATTCTGTAATGCCGGAAACTAAAGCACTCATCACACAG GTTTTACAAAGGATAGAAGATGTATCGTTAATGTGCGACAAAAGAATAATGGCACTAAAACAGCAGCTGATCAAACCAGCCAGGCCAGTACAAACTGTTACTCCAGAACCAGTCAAACCCTTACAATCACTGCCTCAAACCGTAAAGTCCGGCAGAATCCTCAAGAAAGCTAATACTATGCCAAAG ATGGAGATGGGTCCTATAGAGGGGGAGTCTTCATCGCCTGAAAGTGAACCTCGGGACGTCGAAGCTTTGCGTTTGAAACGCGGCCACGTCCTGGCAGAGCTCGTGGAAACTGAACGAATCTACGTCGCCGAACTCGGCTCGATTGTTAAAGGCTACAAGATGGAAATGACGAATGAAGCGATGGCTCATTTGATACCCGCGGCACTAGTTGGCAAAGCGGACGTGTTGTTTGGAAATTtagaggatatttatatttttcataggGAGACGTTTCTAAGGGACTTGGAGAATTGCATTTCGAATACTGAGCTTGTCGCTTTGTGTTTTGTTCAAAGG CGTGAGATGTTCTTTAGATTGTACAGTTATTATTGTCAAAACATTCCGCGATCTGAGAGATTGCGCGAACAGATACAGAGCGAGCCGCAGTTTCTCGCAGCCTGTCAGCAGAAACTTGGCCACAAGTTGCCGCTCGCTGCCTACCTTCTCAAGCCCGTTCAGCGAATTACCAAGTACCAGTTATTGTTGAAggatttgttaaaatatagcGATGAACCCTCGTGCTGCACCGAGTTGCAGGAGGCACTGGATTGCATGCTAGTTGTATTGAAGTGCGTTAATGACAGTATGCATCAAACTGCGATAACGGGTTTTGGA GGCGATCTGAGTGCACAGGGTGAATTATTGTTACAAGGCTCGTTTAGTGTTTGGAGCAGCAGTAAACGGGAGCGATTGTTACGATTGAAACCATCTCAACGACATATTTTCTTATACGAGAAGGCACTGATATTTTGTAAGCACAGCAAGCCTCAAGCCCACGACAAGGCTACGTatcattttaaaagatatttaaag ATGTCACAAGTTGGTTTGACGGAGTCGGTGAAAGGCGACGCTAGACGATTCGAGATATGGTTGCAGGGTAGGGCAGAGGTGCATACGATACAAGCGCCAAACATCGAAGTGAAACAGTCCTGGGTGCGTCAGATTAAAGGTGTTTTAATGTCCCAGCTAGCTGAACTTAAAGGCAAACAGAATTCGGCTCTTGGAAAATCTAATCATAA gccATTGCGGCAAACTATCTCATGGGAAGCTCAAGGTAGTTTATCGGGATCTCTACGAACACTATCCGTCGATAGCAACAGTGTCATTTCTCACATGACCGACGTGTCGCAGTCCACGGAAGAAGATGTGGCGTGGAGTTCGGAAAATAGCAATACGGACGAAGAAGATGCCTTTGGCGACAGTTCGGGACCGGCACCC GGTGGAAGGTACGTGGCGTTAGCTGATTATTGCGCGGTAGGACAGTCAGAAGTCACGATGCGCGAAGGTGATACCTTGGAGCTTCTCAAAGTCGGTTGCGCTGGCTGGTGGTTCGTCAAACTGATCGGCAGTGGCGTGGAGGGCTGGGCGCCCGCGGCATATCTAGAACCGATCAGTCGAAAAACGTCACGTAGTTCGCAATCGGTGAACAGTCAAGAGACCATATGA
- the LOC105834822 gene encoding uncharacterized protein LOC105834822, translated as MYLMGVTMACLTDPYQTARHTERRRLRAQYVYQGRRVCLDAFLYLENCTHYQIKRIRKHLITHGVTPRVHGNHGKVPHNTFSLDIYKIATEFLKNFIEVQETKQKTKLVKNAPLHLPPDVTRKTVHDLYMQYCKKVSPNVKNMGYSTFRRFMKVQFPQVKFAKLEFIMRKTEQNHCTVESDARDDTGQRRSPNSEPAEAPKGSTILPLVITGDLGQNETYILTPIRKLQDCTVSYQVTTRGLIINSPAITLPKTKTI; from the coding sequence ATGTATTTGATGGGCGTGACGATGGCCTGTTTGACAGATCCCTATCAGACCGCCCGGCACACTGAGCGACGCAGACTGCGCGCGCAGTACGTCTACCAAGGTCGCAGGGTGTGCTTGGACGCTTTCTTGTACTTGGAGAACTGTACGCATTACCAGATCAAACGGATCCGGAAGCACCTGATAACACATGGCGTGACGCCGCGCGTGCATGGTAATCACGGCAAGGTGCCACATAACACGTTCTCACTggatatatacaaaattgcgACGGAGTTCCTGAAGAACTTTATCGAGGTGCAGGAGACGAAGCAGAAGACCAAGCTCGTGAAAAACGCGCCGCTGCATCTGCCTCCGGACGTCACGCGGAAAACCGTGCACGACCTGTACATGCAGTACTGCAAGAAGGTGTCGCCCAACGTCAAGAATATGGGCTACTCGACGTTTCGGCGATTCATGAAGGTGCAGTTTCCGCAGGTGAAGTTCGCGAAACTTGAGTTTATCATGAGAAAGACTGAGCAGAATCATTGTACGGTCGAATCCGACGCGAGGGACGATACGGGCCAACGTAGATCACCCAATTCGGAACCTGCAGAAGCTCCGAAAGGTAGCACGATACTGCCGCTGGTGATAACCGGCGATTTAGGACAAAACGAGACCTACATATTGACGCCTATCAGAAAATTGCAAGACTGCACTGTGAGTTACCAGGTTACTACACGCGGGCTGATAATTAATAGTCCCGCTATCACATTACCGAAAACGAAAACGATATAA
- the LOC105834821 gene encoding guanine nucleotide exchange factor DBS isoform X2 encodes MILRRKSLHTCNCPCHQHCSTKCAEDVESMTGEIENGDLAVRDVADLLQAQYAIVTGGKTREGCPIITFPDNGNFHNLTDSDYQRLMLYLTSVPTLQEADLGFHLIIDRRNDKWNSVKTVLLKISAFFPGLVHVAYVLRPVGFLQKAISEVSNKLFREDFKFRVIFLANVAELHEFIETEQLTEALGGDLPYCHHTWIQNRISLEKFSSMTQDVSLALDSFTRRLAEVEFPNNTIATTTLLSQQQAEYNELKEEILSAARHGEALLDSVRQLTGKGTADRLGNVAAVERLLVQLEETERTFDLFWSHHSSRLRHCLALRQFEQDFRELQATLDQHLKTAEEMTEVGETQARVEQLLHDTSAFQRICRGDIDHAEEVISAGQQLLSGRHQCPADVVEPKCVELQRVCTILSQRLERRLHMLTKCRELMERIDKANTWCTRGIELLASQNSTTPPDQALQELQQLIEAAEEFHHPRCIFQDSVMPETKALITQVLQRIEDVSLMCDKRIMALKQQLIKPARPVQTVTPEPVKPLQSLPQTVKSGRILKKANTMPKMEMGPIEGESSSPESEPRDVEALRLKRGHVLAELVETERIYVAELGSIVKGYKMEMTNEAMAHLIPAALVGKADVLFGNLEDIYIFHRETFLRDLENCISNTELVALCFVQRREMFFRLYSYYCQNIPRSERLREQIQSEPQFLAACQQKLGHKLPLAAYLLKPVQRITKYQLLLKDLLKYSDEPSCCTELQEALDCMLVVLKCVNDSMHQTAITGFGGDLSAQGELLLQGSFSVWSSSKRERLLRLKPSQRHIFLYEKALIFCKHSKPQAHDKATYHFKRYLKMSQVGLTESVKGDARRFEIWLQGRAEVHTIQAPNIEVKQSWVRQIKGVLMSQLAELKGKQNSALGKSNHKPLRQTISWEAQGSLSGSLRTLSVDSNSVISHMTDVSQSTEEDVAWSSENSNTDEEDAFGDSSGPAPGGRYVALADYCAVGQSEVTMREGDTLELLKVGCAGWWFVKLIGSGVEGWAPAAYLEPISRKTSRSSQSVNSQETI; translated from the exons ATGATTCTCCGCCGAAAGTCGCTGCATACCTGCAATTGTCCCTGCCATCAGCACTGCTCGACCAAATGCGCAG AAGATGTAGAGAGTATGACAGGCGAGATAGAAAATGGAGACTTGGCAGTTCGAGACGTTGCAGACCTTCTCCAAGCACAGTATGCTATTGTTACTG GAGGAAAAACACGAGAAGGATGTCCCATAATCACATTTCCAGACAATGGCAATTTTCATAACTTAACTGATTCGGACTATCAGCGTCTCATGCTATATCTTACCTCTGTGCCAAC GTTGCAAGAAGCAGATCTCGGGTTTCATTTAATAATCGATCGGAGAAACGATAAGTGGAATTCAGTGAAGACAGTGCttctaaaaatttct GCATTTTTTCCTGGTTTGGTACACGTCGCTTACGTTCTACGACCCGTCGGATTTTTACAAAAGGCCATTTCGGAAGTGTCGAACAAATTATTCCGAGAGGATTTCAAGTTCAGAGTTATATTCTTAGCTAACGTCGCCGAGCTGCACGAATTCATAGAGACGGAACAGCTCACTGAAGCACTTGGTGGTGATTTGCCGTATTGCCATCACACTTGGATACAGAACAGAATT agtttggaaaaattttcatcgATGACGCAGGATGTGTCCCTTGCGTTAGATTCTTTCACGCGACGTTTGGCCGAAGTGGAATTTCCTAATAATACTATCGCTACAACAACATTGTTGTCGCAGCAACAAGCTGAGTATAACGAGTTGAAAGAGGAAATACTCAGCGCTGCCAGGCACGGAGAAGCTCTTTTAGACAGTGTACGGCAGCTAACTGGAAAAGGAACGGCCGACAGATTAGGAAATGTTGCTGCAGTAGAGag atTACTCGTTCAGTTGGAGGAAACTGAGCGAACTTTCGACCTGTTTTGGTCGCATCACAGCTCACGTTTGAGACATTGTCTAGCCTTGCGGCAATTCGAGCAAGATTTTCGGGAGTTGCAAGCAACGTTAGATCAACATCTAAAAACGGCGGAAGAAATGACAGAGGTCGGCGAAACTCAAGCAAGAGTGGAGCAATTGTTGCACGATACGTCTGCATTTCAGCGAATATGCAGA GGAGACATAGATCACGCGGAGGAGGTGATATCTGCTGGTCAACAGTTATTGTCCGGCAGGCATCAGTGCCCAGCGGACGTTGTGGAACCGAAATGCGTGGAGTTGCAGAGAGTCTGTACCATTCTGAGTCAAAGGCTGGAAAGACGATTGCACATGCTGACCAAGTGTAGGGAACTTATGGAGCGTATAGATAAA GCTAACACTTGGTGCACGCGAGGGATAGAATTGTTAGCGTCGCAGAACAGCACCACACCGCCGGATCAGGCACTTCAAGAATTGCAGCAGTTGATCGAAGCCGCGGAGGAGTTTCATCATCCCCGATGTATATTCCAGGATTCTGTAATGCCGGAAACTAAAGCACTCATCACACAG GTTTTACAAAGGATAGAAGATGTATCGTTAATGTGCGACAAAAGAATAATGGCACTAAAACAGCAGCTGATCAAACCAGCCAGGCCAGTACAAACTGTTACTCCAGAACCAGTCAAACCCTTACAATCACTGCCTCAAACCGTAAAGTCCGGCAGAATCCTCAAGAAAGCTAATACTATGCCAAAG ATGGAGATGGGTCCTATAGAGGGGGAGTCTTCATCGCCTGAAAGTGAACCTCGGGACGTCGAAGCTTTGCGTTTGAAACGCGGCCACGTCCTGGCAGAGCTCGTGGAAACTGAACGAATCTACGTCGCCGAACTCGGCTCGATTGTTAAAGGCTACAAGATGGAAATGACGAATGAAGCGATGGCTCATTTGATACCCGCGGCACTAGTTGGCAAAGCGGACGTGTTGTTTGGAAATTtagaggatatttatatttttcataggGAGACGTTTCTAAGGGACTTGGAGAATTGCATTTCGAATACTGAGCTTGTCGCTTTGTGTTTTGTTCAAAGG CGTGAGATGTTCTTTAGATTGTACAGTTATTATTGTCAAAACATTCCGCGATCTGAGAGATTGCGCGAACAGATACAGAGCGAGCCGCAGTTTCTCGCAGCCTGTCAGCAGAAACTTGGCCACAAGTTGCCGCTCGCTGCCTACCTTCTCAAGCCCGTTCAGCGAATTACCAAGTACCAGTTATTGTTGAAggatttgttaaaatatagcGATGAACCCTCGTGCTGCACCGAGTTGCAGGAGGCACTGGATTGCATGCTAGTTGTATTGAAGTGCGTTAATGACAGTATGCATCAAACTGCGATAACGGGTTTTGGA GGCGATCTGAGTGCACAGGGTGAATTATTGTTACAAGGCTCGTTTAGTGTTTGGAGCAGCAGTAAACGGGAGCGATTGTTACGATTGAAACCATCTCAACGACATATTTTCTTATACGAGAAGGCACTGATATTTTGTAAGCACAGCAAGCCTCAAGCCCACGACAAGGCTACGTatcattttaaaagatatttaaag ATGTCACAAGTTGGTTTGACGGAGTCGGTGAAAGGCGACGCTAGACGATTCGAGATATGGTTGCAGGGTAGGGCAGAGGTGCATACGATACAAGCGCCAAACATCGAAGTGAAACAGTCCTGGGTGCGTCAGATTAAAGGTGTTTTAATGTCCCAGCTAGCTGAACTTAAAGGCAAACAGAATTCGGCTCTTGGAAAATCTAATCATAA gccATTGCGGCAAACTATCTCATGGGAAGCTCAAGGTAGTTTATCGGGATCTCTACGAACACTATCCGTCGATAGCAACAGTGTCATTTCTCACATGACCGACGTGTCGCAGTCCACGGAAGAAGATGTGGCGTGGAGTTCGGAAAATAGCAATACGGACGAAGAAGATGCCTTTGGCGACAGTTCGGGACCGGCACCC GGTGGAAGGTACGTGGCGTTAGCTGATTATTGCGCGGTAGGACAGTCAGAAGTCACGATGCGCGAAGGTGATACCTTGGAGCTTCTCAAAGTCGGTTGCGCTGGCTGGTGGTTCGTCAAACTGATCGGCAGTGGCGTGGAGGGCTGGGCGCCCGCGGCATATCTAGAACCGATCAGTCGAAAAACGTCACGTAGTTCGCAATCGGTGAACAGTCAAGAGACCATATGA
- the LOC105834821 gene encoding guanine nucleotide exchange factor DBS isoform X3: MLHEDVESMTGEIENGDLAVRDVADLLQAQYAIVTGGKTREGCPIITFPDNGNFHNLTDSDYQRLMLYLTSVPTLQEADLGFHLIIDRRNDKWNSVKTVLLKISAFFPGLVHVAYVLRPVGFLQKAISEVSNKLFREDFKFRVIFLANVAELHEFIETEQLTEALGGDLPYCHHTWIQNRISLEKFSSMTQDVSLALDSFTRRLAEVEFPNNTIATTTLLSQQQAEYNELKEEILSAARHGEALLDSVRQLTGKGTADRLGNVAAVERLLVQLEETERTFDLFWSHHSSRLRHCLALRQFEQDFRELQATLDQHLKTAEEMTEVGETQARVEQLLHDTSAFQRICRGDIDHAEEVISAGQQLLSGRHQCPADVVEPKCVELQRVCTILSQRLERRLHMLTKCRELMERIDKANTWCTRGIELLASQNSTTPPDQALQELQQLIEAAEEFHHPRCIFQDSVMPETKALITQVLQRIEDVSLMCDKRIMALKQQLIKPARPVQTVTPEPVKPLQSLPQTVKSGRILKKANTMPKMEMGPIEGESSSPESEPRDVEALRLKRGHVLAELVETERIYVAELGSIVKGYKMEMTNEAMAHLIPAALVGKADVLFGNLEDIYIFHRETFLRDLENCISNTELVALCFVQRREMFFRLYSYYCQNIPRSERLREQIQSEPQFLAACQQKLGHKLPLAAYLLKPVQRITKYQLLLKDLLKYSDEPSCCTELQEALDCMLVVLKCVNDSMHQTAITGFGGDLSAQGELLLQGSFSVWSSSKRERLLRLKPSQRHIFLYEKALIFCKHSKPQAHDKATYHFKRYLKMSQVGLTESVKGDARRFEIWLQGRAEVHTIQAPNIEVKQSWVRQIKGVLMSQLAELKGKQNSALGKSNHKPLRQTISWEAQGSLSGSLRTLSVDSNSVISHMTDVSQSTEEDVAWSSENSNTDEEDAFGDSSGPAPGGRYVALADYCAVGQSEVTMREGDTLELLKVGCAGWWFVKLIGSGVEGWAPAAYLEPISRKTSRSSQSVNSQETI; the protein is encoded by the exons ATGTTGCAtg AAGATGTAGAGAGTATGACAGGCGAGATAGAAAATGGAGACTTGGCAGTTCGAGACGTTGCAGACCTTCTCCAAGCACAGTATGCTATTGTTACTG GAGGAAAAACACGAGAAGGATGTCCCATAATCACATTTCCAGACAATGGCAATTTTCATAACTTAACTGATTCGGACTATCAGCGTCTCATGCTATATCTTACCTCTGTGCCAAC GTTGCAAGAAGCAGATCTCGGGTTTCATTTAATAATCGATCGGAGAAACGATAAGTGGAATTCAGTGAAGACAGTGCttctaaaaatttct GCATTTTTTCCTGGTTTGGTACACGTCGCTTACGTTCTACGACCCGTCGGATTTTTACAAAAGGCCATTTCGGAAGTGTCGAACAAATTATTCCGAGAGGATTTCAAGTTCAGAGTTATATTCTTAGCTAACGTCGCCGAGCTGCACGAATTCATAGAGACGGAACAGCTCACTGAAGCACTTGGTGGTGATTTGCCGTATTGCCATCACACTTGGATACAGAACAGAATT agtttggaaaaattttcatcgATGACGCAGGATGTGTCCCTTGCGTTAGATTCTTTCACGCGACGTTTGGCCGAAGTGGAATTTCCTAATAATACTATCGCTACAACAACATTGTTGTCGCAGCAACAAGCTGAGTATAACGAGTTGAAAGAGGAAATACTCAGCGCTGCCAGGCACGGAGAAGCTCTTTTAGACAGTGTACGGCAGCTAACTGGAAAAGGAACGGCCGACAGATTAGGAAATGTTGCTGCAGTAGAGag atTACTCGTTCAGTTGGAGGAAACTGAGCGAACTTTCGACCTGTTTTGGTCGCATCACAGCTCACGTTTGAGACATTGTCTAGCCTTGCGGCAATTCGAGCAAGATTTTCGGGAGTTGCAAGCAACGTTAGATCAACATCTAAAAACGGCGGAAGAAATGACAGAGGTCGGCGAAACTCAAGCAAGAGTGGAGCAATTGTTGCACGATACGTCTGCATTTCAGCGAATATGCAGA GGAGACATAGATCACGCGGAGGAGGTGATATCTGCTGGTCAACAGTTATTGTCCGGCAGGCATCAGTGCCCAGCGGACGTTGTGGAACCGAAATGCGTGGAGTTGCAGAGAGTCTGTACCATTCTGAGTCAAAGGCTGGAAAGACGATTGCACATGCTGACCAAGTGTAGGGAACTTATGGAGCGTATAGATAAA GCTAACACTTGGTGCACGCGAGGGATAGAATTGTTAGCGTCGCAGAACAGCACCACACCGCCGGATCAGGCACTTCAAGAATTGCAGCAGTTGATCGAAGCCGCGGAGGAGTTTCATCATCCCCGATGTATATTCCAGGATTCTGTAATGCCGGAAACTAAAGCACTCATCACACAG GTTTTACAAAGGATAGAAGATGTATCGTTAATGTGCGACAAAAGAATAATGGCACTAAAACAGCAGCTGATCAAACCAGCCAGGCCAGTACAAACTGTTACTCCAGAACCAGTCAAACCCTTACAATCACTGCCTCAAACCGTAAAGTCCGGCAGAATCCTCAAGAAAGCTAATACTATGCCAAAG ATGGAGATGGGTCCTATAGAGGGGGAGTCTTCATCGCCTGAAAGTGAACCTCGGGACGTCGAAGCTTTGCGTTTGAAACGCGGCCACGTCCTGGCAGAGCTCGTGGAAACTGAACGAATCTACGTCGCCGAACTCGGCTCGATTGTTAAAGGCTACAAGATGGAAATGACGAATGAAGCGATGGCTCATTTGATACCCGCGGCACTAGTTGGCAAAGCGGACGTGTTGTTTGGAAATTtagaggatatttatatttttcataggGAGACGTTTCTAAGGGACTTGGAGAATTGCATTTCGAATACTGAGCTTGTCGCTTTGTGTTTTGTTCAAAGG CGTGAGATGTTCTTTAGATTGTACAGTTATTATTGTCAAAACATTCCGCGATCTGAGAGATTGCGCGAACAGATACAGAGCGAGCCGCAGTTTCTCGCAGCCTGTCAGCAGAAACTTGGCCACAAGTTGCCGCTCGCTGCCTACCTTCTCAAGCCCGTTCAGCGAATTACCAAGTACCAGTTATTGTTGAAggatttgttaaaatatagcGATGAACCCTCGTGCTGCACCGAGTTGCAGGAGGCACTGGATTGCATGCTAGTTGTATTGAAGTGCGTTAATGACAGTATGCATCAAACTGCGATAACGGGTTTTGGA GGCGATCTGAGTGCACAGGGTGAATTATTGTTACAAGGCTCGTTTAGTGTTTGGAGCAGCAGTAAACGGGAGCGATTGTTACGATTGAAACCATCTCAACGACATATTTTCTTATACGAGAAGGCACTGATATTTTGTAAGCACAGCAAGCCTCAAGCCCACGACAAGGCTACGTatcattttaaaagatatttaaag ATGTCACAAGTTGGTTTGACGGAGTCGGTGAAAGGCGACGCTAGACGATTCGAGATATGGTTGCAGGGTAGGGCAGAGGTGCATACGATACAAGCGCCAAACATCGAAGTGAAACAGTCCTGGGTGCGTCAGATTAAAGGTGTTTTAATGTCCCAGCTAGCTGAACTTAAAGGCAAACAGAATTCGGCTCTTGGAAAATCTAATCATAA gccATTGCGGCAAACTATCTCATGGGAAGCTCAAGGTAGTTTATCGGGATCTCTACGAACACTATCCGTCGATAGCAACAGTGTCATTTCTCACATGACCGACGTGTCGCAGTCCACGGAAGAAGATGTGGCGTGGAGTTCGGAAAATAGCAATACGGACGAAGAAGATGCCTTTGGCGACAGTTCGGGACCGGCACCC GGTGGAAGGTACGTGGCGTTAGCTGATTATTGCGCGGTAGGACAGTCAGAAGTCACGATGCGCGAAGGTGATACCTTGGAGCTTCTCAAAGTCGGTTGCGCTGGCTGGTGGTTCGTCAAACTGATCGGCAGTGGCGTGGAGGGCTGGGCGCCCGCGGCATATCTAGAACCGATCAGTCGAAAAACGTCACGTAGTTCGCAATCGGTGAACAGTCAAGAGACCATATGA